The Dermacentor variabilis isolate Ectoservices chromosome 4, ASM5094787v1, whole genome shotgun sequence genome contains the following window.
TTCATCGGAGGCAAAACTAGTCGCAGCCCACGCTACAGCACGGCTAGCTCGACGGAACTGGTCCCCCCATCACCGGCATTCGTAACACCGGGGGCAAACGCCTGAGTCCATCATCTCCCAGATAGACTACTGCTATCCACCTGCTCTCAAGCGCGGTGAATGAGTTGACTACTTAGAAACAGGTAAGGGTTCTCTCATGTACAAAATATCCAGACTTCCGGCGATGTCAATTGCACAGGAGATGTGTTGCTTTGCGGACGTTGTTCACAATGTGAATGCTACCCGGCACCGATAAACCTTGCTCAGCAGCGTTGTGCTTGCGTTTCAACAGCAACTCTTTGGACTCACACACAGCCAAACACGCCGGGCGAATTTCGTAGCTAGTTCGCAGCGTACGCGCTTCATGGATGCAAGTCACTTTCCCGGCAACCATTTAAGGTGGTTGAGTGCAAGACCCAACGagattgtttgcaagacagtgaTTGTTAGCGGCAAAAATTACTCACAAAACACTATCGACGGCTTAAACAAACAGTCCGTTTCTAAGCTTGTAACTGTTCAAGGCTAAAAAACTCCTGGTACATTGGTATTGTGTATATCTGGATCACCTTTGTAACATATGCTTGTGTAAAGTGCATGAAATACAAATGCTATGTGTTTTATGACGCCGGTAACGCGTACTTCAGTAGAGACAAATGTGATCCGGTATTTTGAGTGCTTCACCATCGCAAGTGCTCGTGCGGTCGAGCGACATGAATGTTAAAACCCGAAGATCGCAATTACAGCTTGTAATTATACACCGAAAGTATTGGACAAgcatattttttgtttgtttgcagcccTAAAGCTTTCTATAAAAAGTGAAGAGAGCAAGTTTGCAAAAGATTGGTAAGTTCttaagggaagctgaagagtctgtcgaattcaataaggcgctcatatacggatgcgggaaccttataaaccatgaaggtaaaattttgggggggatttatcacttaggagcgacgcaatcgtcggttaaaattgcgctgtagctccgccccccgtcgagcgccgcgcgctgctgctgacgctgacgatgcgagcggagaccggaaaccgcggcttagtgacgtcaacactggtgttccgttccttcgcagtcttcgcgaccgtgcctgaccgggcttatttctgcgtgcgtgccgtcctaatctgcttcgctcgaccctatattcctttatttgtgtgtatataggagtggtagttgacgtgcgcagcatcaattgaacttgtaggccgatcatgccggcgttctgtgcagcctacgcttgcacaaacaccagcggccgcgacgatgttccgatgtttcattagttcctgcaagacaagaagctttcagctaagtgggaggctgctgtgaagcgaaacaacttcaagcactcaagaacaagtgttgtgctctaaccacttccggggcgattactaccggagtttatcaataatgcgtgctttgggttctcctaaaaaaatagttagcacactgaacggaaggtgcatgtttatcgcccacccttgacgcaggtttcatcgccaagcgccgcgaattttctattcgcacgtgtgttgtgaaacagcctgcatgcagtaccataacgcagtgcaagcgtaaagtttgcatgtgctggaaagcctgctcacgccaagacgctgcgctcccccttctctcgcacacataagaaaccgaccatctcacgtagccgacgaaattcgccggttacgagtagcgttcGGATggtgcgctgatgaaggttctatactacacgtgctacaaccgccggtaaacttttcccgcgtttaaaccgtctgtgtagattgccgacagctttggggcagcgcacaaatgctgaagatcgcatcaccgcttacgttctacgaggagtgcatgcaggaacataacactacagttgtttgcccggaaacgtactcactggaacgctgaatggaGCTTAGGAAAAAAcctactcgccaaagaacatttccaacacaaggagatgctaagacttcgctttcgttcgcgtggaaagcagtgcttgcgccagcattttttgcttcttggagaggccggctcttcgcaatcggctcgtacatgtagtacgtacaagtatgtacgtacgtgtagtatgtacaagtctGCTAGCCGTGCTAGCCGTGCTAGTCTGCTAGTCTGCTAGCGTCTGctgcgggtggatgtctgattttccctttattcattgcttctctccaccttgcgggtttccgcagaactactacgtcaaacacttacctatgcttcgtgttgtcgacaaattcgacttcgccttaccatctgctagccgcctggttagctcagatggtagagcggctgccccggaaaggcggtggtcccgcgttcgagtcccggaccaggacgaatttttcttcaactatgaggcctttctttcgaggaacccgtatgggtttcctttgtagcaattgctacgaacgagtggatgtctgattttccctttattcattgcttctctccaccttgcgggtttccgcagaactactacgtcaaacacttacctatgcttcgtgttgtcgacaaattcgacttcgccctaccatctgctagccgcctggttagctcagatggtagagcggctgccccggaaaggcggtggtcccgggttcgagccccggaccaggacgaatttttcttcaactatgaggcctttctttcgaggaacccgtatgggtttcctttgcagcaattgctacgaacgggtggatgtctaattttccctttattcaagtaTAAACcgcttacaagtgatcttgcacgcgacagcgacagcgctacaagcgaggcgatggctgtcgcgttcactcgtcgtctgcaagccgaactccacgcgagcgacggctttgagcgaagACTTCTCGGTATGAGGCCAGcgatatacgcgccgaaactagcgtgacgcatgctttatcaatttaagttgatgtattttactgaagaaggggcataaaatatttctgaaggtcttgcactaggttcttattcttgcacgtgtaaaattcaatagtttgctcgatccgtgcgacaaacagtagtatttgagttatgtacatccagtttcggcttcgcacaattggctagttgCTCATAGCAACTATTCAATTCtagagttctagatttctagattTCTAGAATTCTAGAGTTCTAGAgctctagatttctagaaacgagcgatcgagcgacaacactgagcgatttgttcaagcgacggcccgttttgtcgctcgacgCCGTCgtccgtcaccgtcgcgcgcaaaatcgctctcgtagagtttggacttaacgccgaactcctcagagaaatgcAAGCTCTTGAAAATTTctatgaccgtctcagcaaaacaccaccaagcTACTTTACACCGttcttcgtgtgtagcggcagcagtcggtccggacgaacaccattgttgacgtcacgaggcgcccgaccaatcacaggcagaaacgagacgcgcgagctgggcgtgtctgctgctgcacttttcgtcgaaataaaatatgtttgcgcttcctttcgctcaatttcgatgcgatactCGAATTCAGAGGGCTGAAAACCACGgtgtactgctcttcactcattttttctggaaaagctttcagcttccctttaactccTGCTCCCAAGGAACCGCTGCAAATTGCAGTCGAAGGCACCGAAGAAGCCACCTTATCGGCAATCTTCACAGCGCTGCCATTAGGCGAGAAAAACACGAGCATCTGTGTTCTTCCTGGGTCGGCATCCTGTACCATATCGCTACCTCGTCAAGTGATTGTATGCACCCTGCTTCTGAATGTAGACATAATACTGAATATTATATCGAAGGATTGGACGTGATACGTCCATAACTTTGTTAGTGCCAGCGCAAGGCAACATCGGAAGGTTTGTTGGCGGACAAATCAATGACTACACTAAGCAGCACTTGTTCGAAACGCGCTGGTACCCTCCGTACAATGACAATTTTCTATAGTCAGTTCACAGGAAAAACAGCAAAGAGGGGAAGCAATACGTAAGTTAGTCGCACTTAAACAAGTTCAAGCTGTTTGTCCTCTCCGATTGTCGCAAGGGCCTGCATTGCAATTACAGCGCTTTGTTCATAACAGGTACATTGGGAGGCTACTAGTAAAATGTACCCCTTCAAAAAGTTGTCACCAAGCCACTCAGGGCCTTTGCAGAAATGCTGGGAAAAGATGGTGGTCTTTCTGCACATGAAGCAAACAAGTACCATGAAGAAGCAACGCAGGCCGGGAAAGAGTTCCTCGCGCGTCTCCGCGCACCTGAAAACGGATGTGACCAATCAAATCTGCATTAAGCGTCTACATCAAGTGAACTTAAACCAAAACCGCCTGTTTCCAACCATAAAGTCTGTCGTCTTTCTAGGACGCCAAAATATACCATTTAGTGGACACCATGACGACGGAACCCCTCTTGAGTGGATAGACGAGGCATCATTGACTTCGAATGAGGGAAACTTCGGCGAGATTCTGCACTTTCGAGGATCAAGCTGGGACACTGGACTTCAGAAGCACTTTGTCGGCACATCATCTCGAGCCACATACAAGACGACCCAGAACGAACTGATCAAGTGCGGTGGAGGCGAGGTTCTTGCTACACTTATACGGTGGGTGCACTAGTCAGTCGTCTACAGCGCCATGCTCGATGAAACAACCGATATATATCACACGTTGCAGCTAAGGCTTGTCCTGGGGTGCACACACAAGAAAGTGGTACGAGAAGACTTCATCCAGTTTGTCGACCCGCGCGGTGACAGCGATGCTGCCGATGCCAGCGTAACTGAGCTCATTCTAACAGGGAAAGTACTCTGTAAACGAGTTCTAAAATGCTGAAGGGCCTAGTACTCGACCTCGGCAGGTGTGTTGGCATAGCGACAGATGGCTTCAGCGTCATGGTGCCATCTGTGTGGTGCCGTGTCCGAAATTAAGCTGTTTTCCCCAAACGCAGTTCCCTCTCCGTGCTTTAACCTCACACTCAACTTGTCTTTGTCCAAGTCATGGCGCGTTCAAGCCGTCAGAAATGCACTAGGGATTATGAAGGAGATAATTTCCTTATTCACCGCGTACCCAAAACGAAATATTCTCTTGAAAAACACCCTTGACCACCAACCTAAAGGCTTTTACAAGACGAGATGGGTCAgccgacacgacagtgtcatCCAGTTTCGAGAATAACTTGGCTCTGTGGCTAACTGTAAAGCTCTGCAAAAGCGAGGACTCTCCGTACCGCTGTTGGCGAGTTTATAGTGTTTATAATGGCGACAGTTTGCTTTCCAGACCTGCTGGCGTACACATTTCCAATGAGTCGCCTCTACCAGAAGGAGCGCGTCGAAGTGCACAGTGCAGGGAACACGTTCACAGACACCATAGCTGTTCTAACTGCTCAAAGAAGAAACTGCGAAGAGGTATATTCGCGCCACTATATACGGGCAAGCCGTCGCGCTGGCGGATAAGCTTGAAACAGAGCTGCGGCTCCCTCGAGTCACGAAGACGCACAGGTATAATACAATGGTGTCCGAACCGGAGAGCCTCTACAGGATGTCGGTGTACATCCCACTACTGTATAATGTGTTGGCAGAGCTCAAATCAAGGCTTAACGAATCTACTTTTAGAGTCTGGAGGCTCTTCCTCTTTATGCCCTCTCAGCTTACAGGAGACAAGGCATAAGTAGTAACGGAGATTTTGCCCAGCTGTATGGCTCACCATTGGAAGGCACGCCCCGAAAACTGCAGGCGTTATTGAAGCCGAATTGTGGCTACGGCGGGAAAAATGGTAGCGCGAAAGCGAAGAGGGAGCAGACACGCTCTGCATGCGCGTCGGTGACATATTCCCTTGAATCAGGACACTTCTGCAAATACTGGCCACCCTTCCTTTCAGCGTTTCCAACGCCAAAAAGGCCTTTCTCCACACTCCGTCGCTTAGAGCCATGGCTGTGATCACAGATGAGTGAAACGCACCTGACCGGCCTGGCCTTGCTACATACACACAGAGATATCTCTGTTGACTACGAAAAAGTTTTCAATCACTTCTACAACGGAAGTCACGGACGGCAGAGGTTGGAATTTGTGGTATAACGCTGCCTTGCTATTCACCACTTCAAACGGACTTTTTATAGGAACTGCCTAAATCTCCCAAAATGACGTTCTGGTTCTCTGCATGGTCATGAATTTTGTTTCAGTATTGTTTCTACGCAGTCTAGAACATGAATTGAcatttttatatttttacttaCAGTAAACCTTCGTTGTATAAATATTTTCGCATGTCCCTCTCTGATTATCAATTCTGAGGAAGGGCACGACTATATCTCTTGGGCGTACGTGAACGATTATTTGCATTGTTTTTGACATCTTCGTGCACTGTTTAACTTTCAGATTAAATATACATATCGAACTGCTACTGGAGAGGTAAGGCGTAGCTATAATTACGCGTGCGTTTCGTTTCCTGAGGTGCCGCTAATGATATGTACAATGACTACTTTAATTAGGTCGTCGAGATTTGGGGGGATTTTCGCTTTGCACTGCCCTCGTGGATTCTGTAGAGTTAAAGCAAGTACTAAAGTGGGAATAATGTTCTATAAATATGTCGCTGCTGCATGTTGTACTTCGCATTTGAGACGTTGAAGTGATTTTGCGTTTGCACTTACTTTTCTTGCATAAAAATGTTACCGTATTCTTGTTTGTACAGAAGCCTTCGTTCGACGGGAATTATGTGATTATTTCTATCTTGTCACTGTAATTCTACAAGCGGTAGTGATGTTGCCGTGGCTTCTTTCGTCGTCAAGTTTTAGATTGATATTCTCCTATGTACGTGTGACCTTTCGCGTCATTTTCAAGTCCTACAGTAAATGTAAAATAACGACTATTTGAATGAAATTGTATAAACTTCACTTATTGTGCAAAATAATCTTCATAACAGCAGCACTCAATTACTGATATGTAATAATTTCGCACTTCATCCAGCGCAATTGATCAGTTTAAAACCACGTCTATTAAGGCACCAATATGAGTATAAACTGACTCATTCTAACAATGGTGCTGTATTTCTTTTCCCCATGATACGCCGAGAGCCAGTCATCGTGATCTAGGCACTTAGCGCAGAAATTATGGAGATACCTGAGGCGGGTCGCGCGTAACCACTTAATTCCTAGAATTCTTTACGAAcgggaagaaaacgaaaaaacCAAATGAGTGAGATTACTGTTAACAAACATTAACAGTAGTTATATTATGGCGAGAGTCTTGTGATAACAGTAACCTCATAAAACAACAAAGAGACTACCTCCCTCCTCCCCACCACCCCTTCCCGGTCTGACTTCGAACAATTGCCAAAACAACTCCTCCCCAATCCTAAAATGAGCAGCAGGATCCGCGAGTGGGGGGCTCAGAAACTGTGTGTGCTCAGACATGTAAGTGCCGCGACATGTGTCCTCCCATAACCGCGGGATCAGTTATAAATACGTGAATTCAACCATTTTCTCGTTTTCTTCGACCTGCAGACCACATACCTTCATCAACAAGCAATACTCGGTGATAGAGACGGGCCACGAGGCGGGTCCGCTTATCCAGCTTAGTGCGACGCCCCGGTATAGCGCAGGCCAGCTACCACATTTTAGGCGCTCCGGTGGCGTAAGCAAGCGACCCTCTGTCTGATGCCCGACTCCGAACCACGAACCCTAAACGGATGCCAAATGTGTTGACCGGTCAACTGTTTCTTCTAGATGGTGGGCATGTGGCAGGGGGTTTGAAGGCACCCGCACCATCGACACATGCCCCTACCTACTCGCGCACAAGATAACTGTGCTTCGAGAAATTACACATATTGGTGTCCACGGGACTTCACTGATAAAGCCGTACGATAACTCGGCACCTGCATCCGCCTCTTGCTACGCCTTTCAGCAATGCTTTCTTGCTAAAATTGCCGAACGTTGCCGTCGAGATCAAGGACACCGTCGTTGATGGATCATTGCGGCTTCCAGTTTATTTCTTGTTACTGACGCCAGTAACCCTCCGCAATGTGCTGCGCCTGCCTCTTCTCTCGTTCAGTTCTTTGCTTCTTTCAGAAATAGACGGTATAGGGTCTCTCTCAGGAGATGACTGCTagcctgcttgcctttctcataataataataataataataataataataataataataataataataataataataataataataataataataataataataataataataataataataataataataataataatcacgaCCTCTTGAGCACCTTGCAATGCCCAGGGAATTTCCTTCTCTCGAATTTAGGGCATTTTGCCCTCCTGGATTGCCATTTTTTGTAGCCCAATTTTGTTTAGTGCCTTTAACTTGTTGCTGCTATAACACGAACTCTCAGCTATATATTTTTCATCTTTAACTAAAACCTCGCAGTTCTAAGATCGGCATGTGTTTGTCTCTTCGTGCTTATGTCATGTGCAATGCCTTCCTCTTCTTTTTATTGGACTCTTGTACGTGCTCTATTCAATTATGTTTGACCATGCTGTAGTCAATTATGTTTGTTCAAGTTGTTAATTGACAGACGTAGCACATACGGTCGTGTAACAGTAATGGGTGCAGGGACTCGTTATGGTACGCAACCGCTGATCGAGGCAGTCGAAAGATGACAAATGTTGCAGAAGCTCGCTGCATCTAGGAAATTATTTTTATTGGACATATTGGTTTAAAGTGAGGTATACGATGGTTTGCCTTTCAGAAAAGTGCACACTTAAAATAATTCCAAGCCCTGTACTTTGTCCATATTAGGTTGACGGCACTGCTAGGACCGCCTCTGCTGCTGCacttgctgttgctgttgctggagcAGTCCGTTCATGGACTTCTGCTGGGTCTCTGAACTCAGAGAACCAAGAGCGAAAGATCTCTTCATTGCAGCCTGGTTTGACTGCATCTGCTGCTTAGAACCTTTCTGCTGCGAAGCCGCAGCAGAGCTCAAGTCCTGAACAAGCCCAGACTCGAGGGAAAGTTTCGACTTCCCTGAGGCCGCTCGTGCAGGGCTAAAACTCGATGCTGACAGGCTTTTTTGGCCGATCGCTTGCTGCGCTGTTTCTTGGCCATTGCGGATTCGGGAGAGTGAGGAACTTTGGCTTGCTTGACCGACGCGCTGTTGCTGGCCCTTCGAGAGAGACCCGAAGCCGGACACACCAGCCGCCTGCTTTTGCAGCCGGTGTCCTTGGCCAGCCAGCTCGGCGCTTCCGCGTTGGAATGACTCGGCATTTTTCCCTCTCTGACTGATCTGCTTTTGACTCTTCTGCAAGAGGTTGCTATTCCCGATTTGACGGAATGCGGTCCCCTTGttcgactgctgctgctgcgtacCAAACAGTAGGCCGGTCTCCCCGGAATGCCGTCGATGACTGCTAAATGACTGCTGCGATGCAGCGAAGCCATGCTTGCTGCCCCACCTATGTGAACTGAAAGTTTGCTGTGAATGGTGCTTCTGTTGGCCTGTTGGTCCTTGAAAGTGCACGCTTCTCAGAATCCCATTTACCTTGGAAGAGCTGAAGCGAGCCTGGGGCGCCTGGTGACCGAAATGCTCGAGGCTAGACTGCTGCGTTTTCTGTCGGAACCTGGCTCCTGCTACGCCCTTCAGCGAGCCTTTCATGCTAGTGGACTGCTCAGCGTTGCCACCGAGACCAAAGGCCCCGCCGTCCTTGACCAGACGTCGTGACTTCTGGGTTTGTTGTTCCACAAGCCATTTACCGCTGCCGCCTTTGAAGCCCTTCGTTCCGGATGACTTCTGTCCGCTCTGCAAGCTGCCGAAGGATTCTCTTTCAGCAAAACGACTTTGCAAGCTTCCTTTCAGGCCATCACTACCTTTAGTACCTCCCAAGCTGCTTTGCTTTTGGCTTTGCGCAAGGTCACTGAAGGCGCCGGATTTAGCGAACTCTTTCGTTCCAAACTGATTTCCGGAAATTCCGTTTAAGCTACTGCTTCCTTTCGTACCTTTCACCTCACTCGATTGCTGGCCTTGCAATAGGCTGCTCAAGGACCCTCCTTTGGTCGAGCCTTTAGTCAGAAGATTTTGACCTCCTTTGATACCACGTAATTCAAATGACTGCCGGCTCTGCTTGGAATCGCTCGCGGAAGCGCCTTTAACAAATCCTTTCGTCAACTGACCTTCCAGACCGCCTTTGATGCCTTTTATCTGACTAAGCTCTTGGCTTAGTCTTGATTCCTTCATGGAGTCGCCTGTCGACCCGATGCTTCCTTTTACACCTTTTAGTCCAGCGGACTGCTGGCTTTGCTGAAGATTGCTCGAACCGAAGCCACCCTTGACGAAATCCGAAAAGCCTTTGCTTTGACTGCTGCTCAGAGGCGACGATCGAAAGCCTCCCTTGGAACCGAAGGATGACGTGCCACCTTTGGTCATGATCGCTCCTCCCTTGGTGCCACCGAGGGAGCCTTTCACTGATGAGAACCCTTTGATGTCGCCATTACCGGAAAACCCGAGACCGAGTTCGTCTTTGAGAGGCCGGAAGCTTTCTCCTTCGCCACCTTTGACGGATCCCTTGACGCCTCCTCCTTTGACGAATTGCGCTCCTGCGCTCGAAGAAAATAATACAGGGCAGTGAGAATATCATTCTTGAGAGCCTAGCTTGATACTCATGACACAGTTACGTCAAGATTTTTTAACGCTCAAGAGAAGCTTCCGCGAACGTAGGCattgggaggcactgctgtccagctcaagctgatccagAGAGCTGACAGGATGCAACAGCCAGCGGAGCCCTGCactaggggccccgaccattagcgattaTTCTGATAATTGTTTTAATAacgtttatctatctatctatgcaagGACAAAGATGGAATGGCCGTGAATCACTGTGTGCCAGTTAAATAATGACTTACTTTAGTAGCTCTTCCTCCTTCCACCACACATGACGGTAGTCAGGGATGGTtgtcaagcaggcattaacatATTTTAAAGCTATATGTAAGTTACCATTAAAAAATTGCGCCTAAAATCGTGCAGAATATTGTCGTTGGAGACTGATAACCGGCTCTTGGGATTTCTCGGATTTGTCTCCATTTGGATTATTACGCCAGCATGACTGCTTGTGTTTCCATTGAATCAAGCGCCTTAAACACAAACACCGTATACTCGCGTTAGATATGCTTCATTTTAGAAACTTTATTCATGGCATTAATTTGTTAAGCTGTTGAGCACCATTGTACAAAACGCCTATTAGAGATTAATGAACAGTGTTTATCTGTTGTTTAGTGCCGTGGCGACAATCTACACGCACTTTTTAACGCTGATTAGTGAACAATCATCAATTCGCAAAATAGTATTGCTCTAACAATTGGCTTTCCTGTATCGGTGTCGCGTCGAAAAACCAATCTATAACAGGAGCAGAGTCCACGAAGACAACCTTCAACACCACAATTATGCTATAATATGCACAGACTGTATTCTTGAGTATATGTAGGTCATTGTAAACCCGTTTAAAAGGTTCTAATGTTGCTGTCGAGTCAAACGGATGCACTTTTGTTGTTTTGTATGGTCATAAATGTCCCAAGCCACACGACTTAAAGCCCTTCCTAATATTGCCAAAGAAAGCTACGTTTTCTTGGATGCTAATCAAGATTCTACGTATATTTCATTATTATGTTCATAAAAGTGAAATTGTTGTTTATGAAGCATTTCGTCTCTGtcctaaattttctttcttttagtaagATATCTCTACCAGGAAACCAGTCGCCCGGTAGTTTTATACAGGAATTTAAAGCATTTTTGACTCGaatgacattaaagaaaaactCATCAGTAGCGCAAAAATAAtgttgccttttctctacacggaGTATCGTGTGACAACAGACGACGTTGCTGAGCCAACTTGAGCTAACAGAAAAGACAGCGGTACTATTCTGCGAAAAAACTGCTAATGTATCCTGTTGTCTTTTATACCACGACGTACTCGTTGAAGTTTCATTTCCACAACAACGCAACATATATTACAAAACTTGTATAACTTGATAAAGATGCAACAGAAATCCTGTAGGACTGCGTAACTTTAATTTCAATGAATAGTTACGTACGTTCACATATACAGTCAAAAGGACTTTTACACATTCGCACGAAGCGCCACTACCAACAATTTGCGAATGCGTGGACATGGTGGCTGAATATCCGTAATTCCTTTGAATGTCTCTTGCGCCAAATAATGTTCAGTACGGTGTGCACGTGTGTTTAGGCCCGTTGCCAACGTGCGCTTGTAGCTACGGAAAGAAGTGCCTCAGGAACGCCTACAGGGTAGCGTCGGCACTTTCTATTCCACCCCGCCCGTATTAGAGGTAGGTTGAAAAGCTTCTGGCGATGCTCTGTAAGGTTGTCTTCCAAACGCTGTACGACGATGCGGAATCGTTCTGATTTCCCTAGCATTTTTCTGCCGACGAAACAACAGACTCGCTCCGCCTACTGCGCTTGTGCACTTCGCTCTTGTTTTTCCTCGCATACTCACTGGCATAAAACTGCTGGTTCCAGCCGATGCAGATCACCAGTGCAGCAAGCACGGCCGAAGGACGTGTCGACGTCATTGCCATGTGACCAAGACGTCCAGGGGAGACCACTCGAAAAAAATGTGGTTGCCGGCAGGAAGCCACCACGACGGCCGGTCGAGGGTTCGTGTATGCGCTTCTGTACAGGCCGGTGTCGCCGTGACCGCCCCGTTCCACGTCCAGTGGTAGCTCGAAGCACTCTCTCACTGTGTGTCCGGACGACGAGGCATCGAATGCAGGGTGCCCAGCGCGCACAGCGCGGCCTCGCCTGCCAAGCTCAATCAGTGTCCGTGCTCGGCCAGCGCGTACGCAACGGCTGTCCGGTCGGCGCCGCCTTGTTTTTGAGGCGACGGCTGGATTTACGAGCCGGAACGTAAGCAGCTTGGCGATCGT
Protein-coding sequences here:
- the LOC142579932 gene encoding uncharacterized protein LOC142579932 — encoded protein: MAMTSTRPSAVLAALVICIGWNQQFYARAQFVKGGGVKGSVKGGEGESFRPLKDELGLGFSGNGDIKGFSSVKGSLGGTKGGAIMTKGGTSSFGSKGGFRSSPLSSSQSKGFSDFVKGGFGSSNLQQSQQSAGLKGVKGSIGSTGDSMKESRLSQELSQIKGIKGGLEGQLTKGFVKGASASDSKQSRQSFELRGIKGGQNLLTKGSTKGGSLSSLLQGQQSSEVKGTKGSSSLNGISGNQFGTKEFAKSGAFSDLAQSQKQSSLGGTKGSDGLKGSLQSRFAERESFGSLQSGQKSSGTKGFKGGSGKWLVEQQTQKSRRLVKDGGAFGLGGNAEQSTSMKGSLKGVAGARFRQKTQQSSLEHFGHQAPQARFSSSKVNGILRSVHFQGPTGQQKHHSQQTFSSHRWGSKHGFAASQQSFSSHRRHSGETGLLFGTQQQQSNKGTAFRQIGNSNLLQKSQKQISQRGKNAESFQRGSAELAGQGHRLQKQAAGVSGFGSLSKGQQQRVGQASQSSSLSRIRNGQETAQQAIGQKSLSASSFSPARAASGKSKLSLESGLVQDLSSAAASQQKGSKQQMQSNQAAMKRSFALGSLSSETQQKSMNGLLQQQQQQVQQQRRS